A part of Solibacillus sp. FSL H8-0538 genomic DNA contains:
- a CDS encoding sigma-70 family RNA polymerase sigma factor has product MQTEQLEAFIKIHGEELLRLAFTYVKNREIAEDIVQDVLLKAFEKRTDFRGGSSYRTYLFRMTINRCHDYLRSWHYKNTFVTTKIQSIFKGSVSAEQLVLENDESKLLGHAVLKLPVKYREVIVFYYYKEMSTEEIAELMQCPVNTIKTRLKRGREKLKVELDGSALYEGFQNQEKYW; this is encoded by the coding sequence GTGCAGACGGAACAACTGGAAGCATTTATTAAAATACACGGGGAAGAATTGCTCCGCCTTGCTTTTACATATGTGAAAAATAGAGAAATTGCAGAAGACATTGTTCAGGACGTATTGTTGAAGGCGTTTGAAAAGCGAACTGATTTCCGCGGGGGTTCGTCGTATAGAACATATTTATTTCGGATGACGATTAATCGCTGTCATGATTACTTACGCAGCTGGCACTACAAAAATACCTTTGTCACAACAAAAATACAGTCTATTTTTAAAGGCAGTGTGTCTGCAGAACAGCTAGTCCTTGAAAATGATGAGTCAAAACTGCTTGGTCATGCCGTGCTAAAATTGCCGGTGAAATACCGAGAAGTCATTGTGTTCTACTATTATAAAGAAATGTCAACTGAGGAAATAGCTGAGCTAATGCAATGCCCGGTAAATACAATAAAAACAAGACTGAAACGCGGACGAGAAAAATTAAAAGTCGAATTAGATGGGAGTGCGCTCTATGAAGGATTCCAAAATCAAGAAAAGTATTGGTGA
- a CDS encoding C39 family peptidase: protein MRVLLNVNGMSQYSAEVRPEYQSSACGPTTAHVILNYLSQDEAIINKDVNEWYKTLGGTKIGLFKWRMIKNLRNALGPNWTIDSCSLTEAIEQLRIGNPVAMKFDNYFTLQFLSKIKPLFKYHWVPLIGYEIKDDELHLIIHDNGGRNRESQLRTFRYEDNRRVLSFVKIEPKF, encoded by the coding sequence ATGCGAGTACTATTAAATGTGAATGGAATGTCCCAGTATAGTGCGGAAGTTCGTCCTGAGTATCAAAGTTCTGCATGTGGTCCCACAACTGCGCACGTTATTTTAAATTATTTATCCCAAGATGAAGCAATCATTAATAAAGATGTAAATGAATGGTACAAAACGCTTGGCGGCACTAAAATTGGCCTTTTCAAGTGGCGCATGATTAAAAATCTACGCAATGCACTTGGTCCTAATTGGACAATCGATAGCTGCTCTTTAACGGAAGCTATTGAACAGCTTCGAATTGGTAATCCAGTTGCCATGAAGTTCGACAATTATTTTACATTGCAGTTTTTATCAAAAATTAAGCCACTCTTCAAATATCACTGGGTTCCACTTATCGGCTATGAAATTAAGGACGATGAACTTCATTTAATTATTCATGATAACGGCGGCCGCAACCGCGAAAGTCAATTGCGCACATTCCGCTACGAAGATAATCGCCGAGTATTAAGCTTTGTAAAAATTGAACCGAAGTTTTAA
- a CDS encoding 5'-3' exonuclease, which produces MTNKPHLLVVDGMALLFRSFFASAAMNQFIRLEDGTPSNGVQGFARHVLTAQNLMKPTHLAVCWDMGAHTFRNDLFDGYKANRPAPPEEMLPQFDMAKEVSEMIGWKNFGVKGLEADDLIGSMVEKWKNDADITIISGDKDLLQLLNPSTTIAFTKKGYTEYDVYSEARFVEEYAISPKQFAQVKAFMGDSSDGYPGVKGIGPKTALQLIQNHGSIDGVLNALDTLKPGQRSKISENVDMLKLSHQLAEINCQAQIDTELERLRLEDYENGTFANLEGKGYRLIAKHARSLYSLL; this is translated from the coding sequence ATGACAAATAAACCACATTTACTAGTAGTAGACGGGATGGCACTATTATTCCGTTCGTTTTTCGCGTCAGCCGCAATGAACCAATTTATTCGACTTGAGGATGGCACGCCGTCTAATGGTGTACAAGGCTTCGCGCGTCACGTATTAACGGCACAAAACTTAATGAAGCCAACGCATTTAGCCGTATGCTGGGATATGGGGGCACATACTTTCCGTAATGATTTATTCGACGGCTACAAAGCAAACCGTCCAGCACCACCAGAGGAAATGCTACCGCAATTTGATATGGCAAAAGAAGTATCTGAAATGATCGGCTGGAAAAACTTCGGTGTTAAAGGCTTAGAGGCAGATGATTTGATCGGATCGATGGTGGAGAAGTGGAAGAACGACGCGGATATTACGATTATTAGTGGCGATAAGGATTTACTGCAGCTGCTAAATCCTTCAACGACAATCGCGTTTACGAAAAAGGGGTATACAGAATATGATGTATATTCAGAGGCACGTTTTGTCGAGGAATATGCTATTTCACCAAAACAATTCGCTCAGGTGAAAGCATTTATGGGCGATTCGAGCGATGGCTATCCGGGTGTTAAGGGGATTGGTCCAAAAACGGCACTTCAACTTATTCAAAATCACGGCTCCATTGACGGTGTACTAAATGCGCTTGATACGTTGAAGCCAGGGCAACGTTCGAAAATTAGTGAAAACGTAGACATGCTGAAGCTATCTCATCAGCTTGCAGAAATTAATTGTCAGGCACAGATTGATACTGAGCTTGAACGTTTGCGATTAGAAGATTATGAGAACGGCACTTTTGCGAACTTAGAAGGTAAAGGTTACCGTTTAATTGCGAAGCATGCGCGTTCACTGTATTCATTACTATAA
- the hutH gene encoding histidine ammonia-lyase: MIILNGSALTIAQMKSILYDGAKIKIDEEAKACVQKSRQAVERIVREGKTVYGINTGFGKFSDLKIAEQEVNELQLNLIRSHACGLGEPFPELVSRAMMVLRLNALLKGFSGIRLQVLERLEFMVNASIHPVIPQQGSLGASGDLAPLSHLVLALIGEGEVVVNGQQRPANEVWAEQGLEPIELRAKEGLALINGTQAMTAQGVVNYIEAEKLAYASEWIAAMTLESLRGILDAFHPAVHEARGFKEQSDVATRMRAWLKGSQLTTVQGEMRVQDPYSLRCIPQIHGASWQVLGYVKDKLEIEMNAATDNPLIFEDGALVISGGNFHGQPIAFAMDFLKIGMSELANVSERRIERLVNPSLNVGLPPFLSAAPGLQSGAMILQYSAASLVSENKTLAYPASVDSIPSSANQEDHVSMGTTGARHAYSIIQNVRRVLAIEAFCAAQAAEYRGTDLMAPKLFEKWQEVRAIVPAITGDRIFSKDVEMLALYLAP; encoded by the coding sequence ATGATTATACTAAACGGTAGTGCATTAACAATTGCGCAAATGAAGTCGATTTTGTATGACGGTGCCAAAATCAAGATTGATGAGGAAGCAAAGGCATGTGTTCAAAAAAGCCGTCAAGCAGTTGAGCGAATTGTAAGAGAAGGTAAGACGGTGTACGGGATTAATACAGGGTTTGGGAAATTTAGTGATTTAAAAATTGCCGAGCAGGAAGTGAATGAGCTTCAGTTAAACTTAATTCGTTCGCATGCGTGCGGTTTAGGCGAGCCATTTCCAGAGCTTGTTTCTAGGGCAATGATGGTGCTGCGATTAAATGCGTTATTAAAAGGATTTTCAGGTATTCGTTTACAGGTGTTAGAGCGCTTAGAATTTATGGTAAACGCGTCTATTCATCCGGTGATTCCTCAGCAAGGTTCGCTCGGTGCGTCCGGTGATTTAGCGCCGCTTTCGCATTTAGTGCTCGCCCTTATTGGTGAAGGGGAAGTTGTGGTAAATGGTCAGCAGAGGCCAGCAAATGAAGTATGGGCTGAGCAAGGACTTGAGCCGATTGAACTTCGTGCAAAAGAAGGACTTGCTCTCATTAATGGTACACAGGCAATGACCGCGCAAGGCGTCGTCAATTATATTGAAGCGGAAAAGCTAGCGTATGCTAGTGAATGGATTGCGGCAATGACGTTAGAGAGCTTGCGCGGAATCCTTGATGCGTTTCACCCGGCCGTGCATGAGGCGCGCGGCTTTAAGGAGCAAAGTGATGTTGCCACACGTATGCGAGCATGGCTAAAAGGGAGCCAGCTGACAACTGTTCAAGGGGAGATGCGCGTGCAAGATCCGTATTCCTTGCGATGCATTCCACAAATCCATGGTGCTAGCTGGCAGGTGCTCGGTTATGTTAAAGATAAATTGGAAATTGAAATGAATGCAGCAACGGATAATCCGCTTATTTTTGAGGACGGGGCACTCGTTATTTCAGGTGGGAACTTCCACGGGCAGCCGATTGCCTTTGCAATGGACTTTTTAAAAATTGGCATGTCCGAATTAGCTAATGTGTCCGAGCGGCGCATTGAGCGTTTAGTCAATCCTTCATTAAACGTAGGATTACCACCATTTTTAAGTGCAGCGCCTGGTTTGCAATCGGGCGCCATGATTTTGCAGTATAGTGCGGCAAGCTTAGTTTCAGAAAATAAAACGCTGGCGTACCCGGCATCGGTTGATTCCATTCCGTCTTCGGCCAATCAAGAGGATCATGTCAGTATGGGAACAACGGGGGCACGTCATGCTTATTCTATTATTCAAAACGTTAGGCGAGTGCTAGCGATTGAGGCCTTTTGTGCGGCACAGGCAGCAGAATATCGGGGAACGGATTTAATGGCGCCAAAGCTGTTTGAAAAGTGGCAGGAGGTGCGTGCGATAGTTCCTGCAATTACGGGAGACCGAATTTTTAGTAAAGATGTTGAAATGCTTGCGCTGTACTTAGCACCGTAA
- the hutI gene encoding imidazolonepropionase, with translation MSKSVWIQNAAQLITLKNDHKGPRTKEAMSELSIIEGGSVWIEDGVIQLVGTMQELIPLCTPRASEAYIVDATGKIVTPGLIDPHTHIVHGGSREFEFEMRIQGKGYMEILNAGGGILATTQKTRELSEEHIYNTTALRLDSFLAHGVTTLESKSGYGLNLETELKQLRIMQRLNEKHPVEIVSTFMGAHAIPEEYKDDADAYVDIVVNDMIPHIAKEKLAKFCDVFCEKDVFTTEQAERILEAGKAHGLIPKIHADEMEASDGAQLAAKVGAISAEHLLKTSDEGIEALADAGVIACLLPAAALCLQEQPARARDMIAAGVPVAISTECNPGSSPTTSMPLVMNLACMTMRMSPAETLCAATYNAACAIGMADKIGSIEVGKQADIVVWDVPNYQKLHYIFGVNHVHEVWKKGVKVVG, from the coding sequence ATGTCAAAATCAGTTTGGATTCAAAATGCTGCACAACTTATTACATTAAAAAACGACCATAAAGGGCCACGTACAAAAGAGGCAATGTCTGAGCTTAGTATTATCGAAGGTGGAAGTGTTTGGATTGAGGATGGAGTTATTCAGCTAGTTGGGACCATGCAGGAATTAATTCCACTTTGTACACCACGTGCGAGTGAAGCATATATTGTGGATGCCACTGGTAAAATCGTGACGCCTGGATTAATTGATCCGCATACGCATATTGTGCATGGGGGCAGCAGGGAATTTGAATTCGAAATGCGTATCCAGGGGAAAGGGTATATGGAGATTTTAAATGCTGGGGGTGGCATTTTAGCGACAACGCAAAAAACACGCGAACTATCAGAAGAGCATATTTACAATACGACCGCGTTACGTCTCGATTCCTTTTTAGCGCACGGTGTTACAACGTTGGAAAGTAAAAGTGGATATGGCTTAAATTTAGAAACAGAACTGAAGCAATTACGTATAATGCAACGCTTAAATGAAAAGCACCCTGTGGAAATTGTCTCAACTTTTATGGGGGCACATGCCATCCCAGAAGAATACAAGGACGATGCAGATGCGTATGTTGATATAGTCGTGAACGATATGATTCCCCACATCGCCAAAGAAAAGTTAGCGAAGTTTTGTGATGTGTTTTGTGAAAAAGATGTGTTCACAACGGAGCAAGCCGAGCGCATTTTAGAAGCAGGTAAGGCGCACGGATTAATTCCGAAAATCCACGCAGATGAAATGGAGGCTTCTGATGGAGCACAACTTGCAGCTAAAGTTGGGGCGATTTCAGCAGAGCATTTATTAAAAACAAGTGATGAAGGCATTGAGGCACTTGCAGATGCAGGTGTGATTGCGTGCTTACTTCCTGCTGCGGCTCTATGTTTACAGGAACAACCAGCACGTGCGAGAGATATGATAGCTGCAGGTGTGCCTGTTGCGATTTCAACAGAATGTAATCCTGGCTCTTCTCCTACGACATCTATGCCTCTTGTCATGAACCTAGCATGTATGACTATGCGAATGAGTCCAGCTGAAACACTGTGTGCGGCAACGTATAATGCGGCATGTGCGATTGGTATGGCGGACAAGATTGGTTCCATTGAAGTAGGCAAACAGGCAGATATAGTTGTATGGGATGTGCCCAATTATCAAAAGCTCCACTATATATTTGGTGTGAATCATGTACATGAAGTATGGAAAAAGGGCGTGAAAGTTGTAGGTTAA
- a CDS encoding ABC1 kinase family protein: MSGIPFIIQIIIVSVIIYFVSGRLIGSNINLTKRFLSVVISVSFTTFVFWYTYLRETSYLEKGLMPNVVNVATLLWIGSMLLISMLLYLFFELFDPIELNENGERMTGKRSLIKTLYSYWRQQKRLRQVLRIAVTNGITRTMKYARYRDDERELAKALRDTLEQCGGIFIKFGQVLSTRKELFSPVFIEELEKLQKNVRPLSKEQVNTILKNNLNVKVEEVFSYFNEEPLAAGSIGQVHRAILRKTNEQVVVKLLRPDVRNIMREDLSILVEFANWVSSKSQWAENLGFRELAVGFAHALREEIDFNIEARNMIQVTNVMKKSLLKVNIPRVYAEHSNANLLVMQYVEGKSVTNGDEVFEHFNIDRHEFAQTLLYSFLEQALISGIFHADPHPGNIYIDNWSGATTLLDFGAVGRLASQQQEGLKLFLVGIHQNDAGVIFDGITLLVENADEVERQEIEQAISQIMLKIAYVERIPTDELIYSLFSVVREFGLHFYPAVSVALRAIVTLDGTLRIIHENFDIFSEAKNFSNAYIKSSLKQPFKEPLATKDRIEEELAMILPNLSKLPRRIDQLFKKVESGKIILHHDIFSDKKNAMFVTQLFSRLVLLFVGITFGIISVALLAISQFMHSAYAIYLNTAAYLGLFLCAILLVRLSIQAIRDMKRTQ; encoded by the coding sequence ATGAGTGGTATACCGTTTATCATTCAAATAATTATCGTTTCCGTTATTATTTATTTCGTAAGCGGTCGATTAATTGGCTCGAATATTAATTTAACGAAGCGATTTTTATCCGTAGTTATAAGTGTGTCTTTTACAACCTTTGTATTTTGGTATACGTATTTACGTGAAACGAGTTATTTAGAGAAAGGTCTCATGCCGAATGTGGTCAATGTGGCAACACTTTTGTGGATAGGGAGTATGTTATTAATTTCGATGCTACTCTATTTATTTTTCGAGCTATTTGATCCGATTGAATTAAACGAAAACGGTGAACGAATGACCGGAAAACGTTCCCTAATAAAAACCTTGTATAGCTATTGGCGTCAGCAGAAGCGATTGCGTCAAGTACTACGTATTGCTGTGACGAATGGAATTACGCGTACGATGAAGTATGCAAGGTACCGTGATGATGAACGTGAATTGGCAAAAGCACTACGCGATACACTCGAACAGTGCGGCGGGATTTTTATTAAGTTCGGTCAGGTGCTCTCAACGCGTAAAGAGTTATTTTCACCGGTATTTATCGAAGAACTAGAAAAATTACAAAAAAACGTTCGACCCCTTTCAAAAGAGCAGGTTAACACCATTTTAAAGAATAATTTAAATGTGAAAGTCGAAGAAGTTTTCTCTTATTTTAATGAAGAGCCACTTGCAGCTGGATCTATTGGTCAAGTTCATAGGGCTATTTTGCGTAAAACGAATGAACAAGTTGTCGTGAAACTTTTACGACCGGATGTCAGGAATATTATGCGTGAGGATTTAAGTATTTTAGTTGAATTTGCGAACTGGGTTTCAAGTAAATCTCAGTGGGCGGAAAACTTGGGCTTCCGTGAACTAGCAGTTGGTTTCGCGCATGCACTGCGCGAAGAGATTGATTTTAATATTGAGGCACGCAATATGATACAAGTTACAAATGTGATGAAGAAAAGCTTGCTAAAAGTGAATATTCCGCGTGTTTATGCGGAGCATAGTAATGCCAATCTGCTTGTCATGCAATATGTGGAAGGCAAGTCTGTAACAAATGGTGATGAAGTGTTTGAGCACTTTAATATCGATCGTCATGAATTTGCGCAAACCTTACTTTACTCTTTTTTAGAACAGGCACTCATTTCAGGGATATTTCATGCGGATCCACATCCAGGAAATATTTATATTGATAATTGGTCCGGCGCCACGACGCTCCTTGATTTTGGTGCGGTAGGGAGACTGGCGAGCCAACAGCAGGAAGGGTTAAAGTTATTTTTAGTAGGTATTCATCAGAATGATGCAGGAGTTATTTTTGATGGGATTACGTTACTTGTGGAAAATGCAGATGAGGTAGAACGACAGGAAATTGAGCAGGCCATCAGCCAAATTATGTTGAAAATTGCTTATGTTGAGCGCATTCCAACTGATGAGCTTATTTATTCATTATTTTCCGTTGTCCGTGAATTTGGTTTGCACTTTTACCCAGCCGTAAGTGTAGCACTTCGAGCAATTGTGACATTGGACGGGACGCTACGAATTATTCATGAGAATTTTGATATTTTTAGTGAGGCAAAGAATTTCTCAAACGCCTATATTAAATCAAGCCTCAAGCAGCCGTTTAAGGAACCACTAGCGACGAAGGACCGTATTGAAGAAGAACTTGCAATGATACTACCGAATTTGAGCAAGCTACCACGACGCATAGATCAACTCTTTAAAAAGGTTGAGAGCGGCAAAATCATACTGCATCATGACATTTTCTCCGATAAGAAAAATGCCATGTTTGTGACGCAGCTATTTTCAAGGCTTGTGCTATTATTCGTCGGGATTACATTTGGGATCATTTCAGTCGCGTTGCTTGCAATTTCGCAGTTTATGCATAGCGCTTATGCGATCTATTTAAATACAGCTGCATATTTAGGACTGTTTTTATGTGCGATTTTACTCGTACGTCTGTCAATCCAGGCGATTCGAGATATGAAGCGAACGCAATAA
- a CDS encoding OsmC family protein, producing MGQHKFFTNINWPGGRNDVGSLDAMKLKTEISIPEEMDGPGIGTNPDEMLLGAAATCYIISLAAMLERSGIEAKLKLQSEGIVDVTNGVFTYEQILHHVTISLQERSERNEKMAHRLGEKAEQTCMISKALRGNVEIKLTITLN from the coding sequence ATGGGACAGCACAAATTTTTTACGAATATTAATTGGCCAGGTGGTAGAAATGATGTCGGCAGTTTAGATGCAATGAAATTAAAAACAGAGATTTCTATTCCTGAGGAGATGGATGGACCAGGTATTGGTACTAATCCAGATGAAATGTTACTCGGAGCTGCGGCAACATGTTATATTATTTCACTTGCGGCCATGCTTGAGCGGAGCGGAATTGAAGCCAAGCTTAAATTGCAATCGGAAGGAATCGTGGACGTGACAAATGGCGTCTTTACTTATGAACAAATACTTCATCATGTCACGATTAGTTTGCAGGAGCGTTCTGAGCGCAATGAGAAAATGGCCCACCGTTTAGGTGAAAAGGCGGAGCAAACTTGCATGATTAGTAAGGCACTTAGAGGAAATGTGGAAATTAAGCTAACTATTACATTGAATTAA
- a CDS encoding GGDEF domain-containing protein — protein MQRQQRLHEQQVRVHVCGRVHDKGMQAKIISCRQTERKELGQCDQLTGSYTEQFLVDTAKAWLEEAALCNHVVICATIDIDYFASVNELYGHPVGDQILVHLANVCEELLQGEHAFVARAGDDEFAVFWRYCSFEGGIDQAINLFTHIQESAFIWEDEVIPLSVSMGIAHNELGAINKFEELFDLAQQALKQSKHKGRNQYSII, from the coding sequence ATGCAGAGGCAACAGCGATTACATGAGCAGCAGGTGAGGGTCCATGTGTGTGGACGTGTTCATGATAAAGGTATGCAAGCGAAGATAATATCATGTCGTCAAACTGAACGAAAAGAGTTAGGGCAGTGTGACCAGTTAACGGGAAGCTATACTGAGCAATTTTTAGTTGACACAGCGAAGGCATGGTTAGAGGAAGCGGCTTTATGTAATCATGTTGTGATTTGTGCAACAATTGATATTGATTATTTTGCATCAGTGAATGAATTGTATGGCCATCCTGTAGGCGATCAAATTCTTGTGCATTTAGCGAATGTCTGTGAGGAGTTACTTCAAGGTGAGCATGCATTTGTGGCCCGTGCTGGCGATGATGAGTTCGCCGTATTTTGGCGTTATTGTTCGTTTGAGGGCGGAATTGATCAAGCAATTAATTTATTTACCCATATTCAAGAAAGTGCGTTTATATGGGAGGATGAGGTGATTCCTCTTTCAGTAAGCATGGGTATTGCCCATAATGAATTAGGCGCAATTAACAAATTTGAGGAACTATTTGATTTAGCCCAGCAGGCACTAAAGCAGTCTAAGCACAAGGGCCGCAATCAGTATTCGATTATTTAA
- a CDS encoding metallophosphoesterase, whose protein sequence is MEKVFAIGDIHGNFELLEKLLLKWNPCEEQLVFVGDYIDRGPQSLDVLRKVKELTETHAAVALLGNHEQMFLQWLKHPELEANSFFNVGGAATIQSFSIVDLPKHSTDTVIAQMMKERHTDLLSFIENCPFYYSWEGFVFVHAGIDPYVEDFSLSSEEDFLWIRDEFTKFPHMAKETIVFGHTPTIYLNEEASSQIWISPCSKKIGIDGGSLYENGRLNGVVFEKGSNEMIVHGVTAQGISTTVLKIAT, encoded by the coding sequence ATGGAGAAAGTTTTTGCGATTGGTGATATTCATGGGAATTTTGAATTGCTTGAGAAGCTCTTGCTGAAGTGGAATCCATGCGAGGAGCAGCTCGTTTTTGTCGGAGATTATATAGATCGTGGTCCGCAAAGCTTGGATGTTTTGCGAAAAGTGAAGGAGCTGACGGAAACACATGCTGCGGTTGCTTTACTGGGAAATCATGAACAGATGTTTTTGCAGTGGCTGAAGCATCCAGAGCTTGAAGCGAATAGCTTTTTTAATGTTGGTGGAGCTGCAACGATTCAGAGTTTTTCAATAGTTGATTTACCGAAGCACTCGACAGATACGGTAATTGCACAAATGATGAAAGAACGTCATACGGATTTGCTATCATTTATTGAAAATTGTCCATTTTATTACTCGTGGGAAGGCTTTGTATTTGTCCATGCGGGGATTGATCCCTATGTAGAGGATTTTTCACTTTCTTCGGAAGAGGATTTTTTATGGATTCGCGATGAATTTACAAAGTTTCCACATATGGCAAAGGAAACAATTGTTTTTGGGCATACACCAACAATTTATTTAAATGAAGAAGCAAGTAGCCAAATTTGGATTTCTCCTTGCAGTAAAAAAATCGGCATAGATGGCGGAAGTTTATATGAAAATGGCCGACTGAACGGTGTTGTTTTTGAAAAAGGCTCAAATGAAATGATCGTTCATGGTGTTACAGCACAGGGTATTTCAACTACTGTCTTAAAAATTGCGACGTGA
- a CDS encoding transglutaminase domain-containing protein translates to MTIYFETLQQFQASGGMKATTITAKQLLPAVVAHMQRMDRKFTLQVNGRLPKSMDALLEEVFDLCHLQHPFYTQHCASRSTRYMSTSKNRVKIEFTLSYRMSREEEKWVVGEIRHILKQITHTAMNDVEKVVAVHDYIIRAYDYEMQTQGSPFTVYTFMHEKQGVCMAYALLFEKMMEELGIPCYYVVGKADGESDLGHAWNMVKLDGEWYHVDATWNDLGTRTATHEIRYRYFLRSDEFFKRDHQWDLDHYPPCTSDRFEKLAALYDAALYDGTLYFPHPKTAQLATIDLSKLVFKKELEVRAQFCTMHDKQLYFSNYSDHGYLYMYDVEARVLHKLSDEKVTRIKSNEARIVVTYENDEQFILTKSESNEEHLGVAKNLPDTVVPLLSFGDSWFGSYEGKEACVAFESKDGMRLLLQDSMKQLTVDLLLHKGLEVNMTTMRREVQLTKPAILIIPKLLIPSDVQLRLPSGQLLDYVERHDAIEVMLERSTKLTFS, encoded by the coding sequence ATGACCATTTATTTTGAAACGTTACAACAATTCCAAGCAAGTGGGGGAATGAAGGCGACGACGATTACAGCAAAACAGTTATTACCAGCCGTTGTTGCACATATGCAACGGATGGACCGCAAATTTACGCTACAAGTGAATGGACGATTGCCGAAATCGATGGATGCACTTTTAGAAGAAGTATTTGACCTATGCCATTTACAGCATCCGTTTTATACACAGCATTGTGCAAGTCGTAGTACGCGTTACATGTCCACATCCAAAAACCGTGTGAAGATAGAATTTACGCTCAGTTACCGTATGTCACGTGAGGAAGAAAAGTGGGTCGTGGGCGAAATTCGCCACATACTAAAACAAATTACGCATACAGCGATGAACGATGTTGAAAAAGTCGTTGCCGTGCATGATTACATTATTCGAGCTTATGATTATGAAATGCAGACGCAAGGCTCGCCGTTTACGGTATATACGTTCATGCATGAAAAACAGGGCGTTTGTATGGCATATGCACTGTTGTTTGAGAAAATGATGGAAGAGCTTGGCATTCCGTGCTATTACGTTGTCGGGAAGGCTGACGGCGAAAGCGACCTAGGACATGCGTGGAATATGGTGAAGCTAGACGGTGAATGGTATCATGTTGATGCGACATGGAATGATCTTGGCACAAGAACAGCTACGCACGAAATCCGTTACCGTTATTTTTTACGTTCGGACGAATTTTTCAAGCGTGACCATCAGTGGGATTTGGACCATTATCCGCCGTGTACAAGTGACCGCTTCGAAAAACTCGCGGCCCTTTATGACGCCGCTCTTTACGACGGAACACTTTATTTTCCGCATCCGAAAACAGCACAGTTAGCGACAATTGACCTATCGAAGCTAGTCTTTAAAAAAGAGCTCGAGGTGCGTGCGCAATTTTGTACGATGCACGACAAGCAATTGTATTTTAGCAATTATAGTGACCATGGCTATTTATATATGTATGATGTTGAAGCAAGAGTGCTACATAAGCTTAGCGATGAGAAGGTAACACGCATCAAGTCCAATGAAGCGCGTATCGTCGTGACATATGAAAATGATGAGCAATTTATTTTGACAAAATCGGAGTCAAATGAAGAACATTTGGGAGTGGCCAAAAATTTACCCGATACAGTTGTGCCATTACTTAGTTTTGGCGATAGTTGGTTTGGTAGCTATGAAGGTAAAGAAGCGTGCGTCGCATTTGAGAGTAAGGACGGCATGCGACTACTTTTACAGGATTCGATGAAGCAGCTGACGGTCGATCTATTACTGCATAAAGGCTTAGAGGTTAATATGACGACTATGAGAAGGGAAGTCCAGCTAACAAAGCCAGCTATCCTCATAATTCCAAAGTTGTTAATACCTAGTGACGTGCAACTGCGTCTACCTTCAGGACAGCTCCTGGATTACGTTGAACGTCACGATGCAATTGAAGTAATGCTTGAGCGAAGTACGAAGCTTACGTTTAGCTAA